In a genomic window of Pseudoliparis swirei isolate HS2019 ecotype Mariana Trench chromosome 20, NWPU_hadal_v1, whole genome shotgun sequence:
- the LOC130210813 gene encoding extracellular calcium-sensing receptor-like yields the protein MTAKVCSRMRCRDSFENVALQYIHGMMFAVEEINHSTMLLPGVKLGYHILDSCGLPPWALQTALSLVGGDNAMCSAYRVPVIIGASSSGTGQILSRTLGPLSVPLMSYTASCPCLSDRLQYPNFFRTIPSDIYQARAFAQLSIRFNWTWIGAVVANNDYGHVAMKVFQEETQGAGVCLAFVETLQRENIVSDARRAALTIQASTAKVILIFSWYTEVRELFLQLAKINVTDRQYLASEAWSTSGDLLRNVVSTKVAKGVFGVGIKSSIMPGFENYIKWLHPIYRPEDEFLREFWEAEFGGTESLEGVNNHFTDTSSLRVTYNVYIAVYAAAHALHSLLSCPGRESSPGNNSSSCSSPKDIKPIELLQHLNNVNFTTPQGEMFYFQGADIPAKYDLVNWQYTPQGSLKLVLIGRVDGFDIHLNESAIQWSTGSNQVPTSVCSERCPPGTRKANRKGEPLCCFDCIQCAEGEISNVTDSLHCERCPDEFWSNAEQTACIPRQLDFLSFNETLGITLTTAAVSGVAVTTAVFVVFLRYRQTPMVRANNSELSFLLLLSLKLCFLCSLVFIGRPSVWACRFQQAAFGISFVLCVSCLQVKTIVVLAAFRSARPGAEALIRWFGQGQQRGSVCFLTCVQIIICATWLSLSPPVPQRDLGFQGSKVTLECAMASVVGFSLVLGYIGLLACTSLFLAFLARKLPDNFNEAKLITFSMLIFCAVWIAFIPAYVSSPGKYAVVVEIFAILASSYGLLLCIFAPKCFIILLRPEKNTKKQLMAR from the exons ATGACAGCCAAGGTCTGCTCCAGGATGAGATGTCGCGACAG TTTCGAAAATGTTGCATTACAGTACATTCATGGTATGATGTTTGCGGTAGAGGAAATCAATCACAGTACAATGCTGCTACCAGGTGTGAAGCTGGGGTACCATATCTTAGATAGCTGTGGCCTACCTCCATGGGCTCTCCAGACAGCACTGTCACTGGTTGGAGGAGACAACGCCATGTGTA GTGCTTATCGTGTTCCGGTGATTATTGGGGCTTCTTCATCTGGAACAGGACAGATACTCTCCAGAACCTTGGGACCACTCTCTGTACCTTTA ATGAGCTACACAGCTAGCTGTCCCTGTCTGAGTGACAGACTCCAGTATCCAAACTTCTTCAGGACCATACCCAGTGATATTTACCAAGCCCGAGCTTTTGCCCAGCTTTCCATACGTTTCAACTGGACCTGGATCGGAGCAGTTGTAGCAAACAACGATTATGGTCATGTGGCCATGAAG GTTTTTCAGGAGGAGACTCAGGGGGCCGGCGTGTGTCTGGCATTTGTAGAGACTCTCCAAAGGGAAAACATTGTGAGTGACGCCAGACGAGCAGCCCTCACAATTCAGGCTTCGACTGCAAAAGTGATTCTGATCTTTAGCTGGTACACAGAAGTGAGGGAACTGTTCCTGCAACTAGCCAAGATAAAT GTGACTGACAGACAATATCTGGCCAGTGAGGCTTGGAGCACCAGTGGTGATCTTCTCCGAAATGTTGTCTCAACTAAAGTAGCAAAAGGGGTTTTTGGTGTTGGCATTAAAAGTTCAATCATGCCTGGCTTTGAAAATTATATCAAATGGTTGCACCCAATCTATCGTCCTGAAGATGAGTTCTTAAGAGAATTCTGGGAGGCAGAATTTGG TGGGACCGAGTCCCTAGAGGGAGTGAATAATCACTTCACTGATACCTCCAGTCTTAGGGTGACATATAATGTTTACATTGCTGTTTATGCTGCAGCCCACGCCCTTCACAGCCTCTTGTCCTGCCCTGGTAGAGAAAGCTCACCCGGAAACAACAGCTCCAGCTGTTCCTCTCCAAAGGATATCAAACCCATAGAG CTGTTGCAGCACCTGAACAACGTGAATTTCACCACACCGCAgggtgaaatgttttatttccaaGGTGCAGACATTCCAGCAAAGTACGACCTTGTCAATTGGCAATACACCCCCCAGGGGTCACTCAAACTGGTTTTGATTGGTCGTGTAGACGGCTTTGACATCCACCTTAATGAATCGGCTATTCAGTGGAGTACAGGATCCAATCAG GTGCCAACTTCAGTGTGCAGTGAGAGATGTCCGCCAGGTACCCGAAAGGCCAACAGGAAAGGAGAACCTCTCTGCTGCTTTGACTGTATCCAATGTGCTGAAGGGGAGATCAGCAATGTAACTG ATTCTCTTCACTGTGAACGTTGTCCAGATGAGTTTTGGTCCAATGCTGAGCAAACTGCCTGCATCCCTCGTCAGCTGGACTTCCTTTCCTTTAATGAAACCTTGGGCATCACCCTGACTACAGCAGCTGTATCTGGTGTTGCGGTGACAACAGCTGTGTTTGTGGTGTTTCTCCGTTACCGTCAAACACCTATG gTGCGAGCCAACAATTCAGAACTGAGCTTCCTGCTTCTCCTGTCCCTGAAGCTGTGCTTCCTGTGCTCACTGGTGTTCATTGGTCGTCCATCAGTCTGGGCTTGTCGATTCCAACAGGCAGCTTTTGGGATCAgttttgtactttgtgtttCCTGCCTCCAAGTCAAAACTATAGTTGTTCTGGCAGCTTTCCGCTCAGCTCGTCCAGGTGCTGAAGCCTTGATTAGGTGGTTTGGTCAAGGCCAACAGAGAGGAAGTGTTTGCTTTCTTACTTGTGTACAG ATTATCATCTGTGCTACATGGCTGTCCCTCAGCCCCCCTGTGCCTCAACGTGATTTGGGTTtccaagggtcaaaggtcaccttgGAGTGTGCCATGGCCTCTGTGGTGGgcttctctctggttctgggCTACATTGGTCTGCTGGCCTGCACCAGTCTCTTCCTGGCCTTTCTTGCTCGGAAACTCCCTGACAACTTCAACGAGGCCAAACTGATCACTTTCAGCATGCTGATATTCTGTGCTGTTTGGATAGCTTTCATTCCTGCTTATGTTAGCTCTCCTGGGAAGTATGCTGTTGTTGTAGAGATTTTTGCAATTCTCGCCTCCAGCTATGGTTTACTACTCTGTATCTTCGCTCCAaagtgtttcattattcttttgaGGCCGGAGaaaaacacgaagaaacaaCTAATGGCGAGGTAg
- the LOC130210814 gene encoding extracellular calcium-sensing receptor, whose amino-acid sequence MWPSSAPSLLLVGLVGRQLGLRVGLQCVETVSCSRWGTPDSQGLLQDGDVVIGGLFPLHYQPPAIDNDFTQLPHYKPCTGLENVPLQYIHAMMFAVEEINHSTMLLPGVKLGYHILDSCGRPPWALQTALSLVGGDNAMCSAYRVPVIIGGASSGTVQILSRTLGPLSVPLISYLASCPCLSDRRQFPNFFRTIPSDIYQARAFAQLSIRFNWSWIGAVVANNDYGHVAMKVFQEETQGAGVCLAFVETLERQNIVSDARRAALTIQASTAKVILIFSWYTDVRELFLQLAKINVTDRQYLASEAWSTSGDLLRNVVSTKVAKGVFGVAIRSSIMPGFENYIKWLHPIYRPEDEFLREFWEAEFGGTESLEGVNNHFTDTSKLRVTYNVYIAVYAAAHALHSLLSCPGRESSPGNNSSSCSSPKDIKPIELLQHLNNVNFTTPQGEMFHFQGADIPAKYDLVNWQYTPQGSLKMVLIGRVDGFDIHLNESAIQWSTGSNQVPTSVCSERCPPGTRKANRKGEPLCCFDCIQCAEGEISNVTDSLHCERCPDEFWSNAEQTACIPRQLDFLSFNETLGITLTTAAVSGAAVTTAVFVVFLYYRQTPMVRANNSELSFLLLLSLKLCFLCSLVFIGRPSVWACRFQQAAFGISFVFCVSCLQVKTIVVLAAFRSARPGAEALIRWFGQGQQRGSVCFLTCVQIIICATWLSLSPPVPQRDLGFQGSKVTLECAMASVVGFSLVLGYIGLLACTSLFLAFLARKLPDNFNEAKLITFSMLIFCAVWIAFVPAYVSSPGKYVVVVEIFAILASSYGLLLCIFAPKCFIILCRPEKNTKKHMMGR is encoded by the exons ATGTGGCCCTCTTCAGCTCCATCCCTGCTACTTGTCGGGCTTGTGGGCAGACAGCTGGGGCTCAGGGTGGGACTTCAGTGCGTTGAGACAGTGTCTTGTTCCCGGTGGGGTACGCCTGACAGCCAAGGTCTGCTCCAGGATGGAGATGTCGTTATTGGTGGGCTCTTTCCTCTTCATTATCAACCTCCAGCTATAGACAACGACTTCACTCAGCTGCCACATTACAAACCTTGCACAGG TTTAGAAAATGTTCCATTACAGTACATACATGCTATGATGTTTGCGGTAGAGGAAATCAATCACAGTACAATGCTGCTACCAGGTGTGAAGCTGGGGTACCATATCTTAGATAGCTGTGGCCGACCACCATGGGCTCTCCAGACAGCACTGTCACTGGTTGGAGGAGACAACGCCATGTGTA GTGCTTATCGTGTTCCGGTGATTATTGGAGGTGCTTCATCTGGAACAGTACAGATACTCTCCAGAACCCTGGGACCACTCTCTGTACCTTTA ATCAGCTACCTGGCAAGCTGTCCATGTCTAAGTGACAGGCGTCAATTTCCAAACTTCTTCAGGACCATACCCAGTGATATTTACCAAGCCCGAGCTTTTGCCCAGCTTTCCATACGCTTTAATTGGAGCTGGATCGGAGCAGTTGTAGCAAACAACGATTATGGTCATGTGGCCATGAAG GTTTTTCAGGAGGAGACTCAGGGGGCCGGCGTGTGTCTGGCATTTGTAGAGACTCTCGAAAGGCAAAACATTGTGAGTGACGCCAGACGAGCAGCCCTCACAATTCAGGCTTCGACTGCAAAAGTGATTCTGATCTTTAGCTGGTACACAGATGTGAGGGAACTGTTCCTGCAACTAGCCAAAATAAAT GTGACTGACAGACAATATCTGGCCAGTGAGGCTTGGAGCACCAGTGGTGATCTTCTCCGAAATGTTGTCTCAACTAAAGTAGCAAAAGGGGTTTTTGGTGTTGCCATTAGAAGTTCAATCATGCCTGGCTTTGAAAATTATATCAAATGGTTGCACCCAATCTATCGTCCTGAAGATGAGTTCTTAAGAGAATTCTGGGAGGCAGAATTTGG TGGGACCGAGTCCCTAGAGGGAGTGAATAATCACTTCACTGATACCTCCAAGCTTAGGGTGACATATAATGTTTACATTGCTGTTTATGCTGCAGCCCATGCCCTTCACAGCCTCTTGTCCTGCCCTGGTAGAGAAAGCTCACCCGGAAACAATAGCTCCAGCTGTTCCTCTCCAAAGGATATCAAACCCATAGAG CTGTTGCAGCACCTGAACAACGTGAATTTCACCACACCACAGGGTGAAATGTTTCATTTCCAAGGTGCAGACATTCCAGCAAAGTACGACCTTGTCAATTGGCAATACACCCCCCAGGGGTCACTCAAAATGGTTTTGATTGGTCGTGTGGACGGCTTTGACATCCACCTTAATGAATCGGCTATTCAGTGGAGTACAGGATCGAATCAG GTGCCAACTTCAGTGTGCAGTGAGAGATGTCCGCCAGGTACCCGAAAGGCCAACAGGAAAGGAGAACCTCTCTGCTGCTTTGACTGTATCCAATGTGCTGAAGGGGAGATCAGCAATGTAACTG ATTCTCTTCACTGTGAACGTTGTCCAGATGAGTTTTGGTCCAATGCTGAGCAAACTGCCTGCATCCCTCGTCAGCTGGACTTCCTTTCCTTTAATGAAACCTTGGGCATCACCCTGACTACAGCAGCTGTATCTGGTGCTGCGGTGACAACAGCTGTGTTTGTGGTGTTTCTTTACTACCGTCAAACACCTATG GTGCGGGCCAACAATTCAGAACTGAGCTTCCTGCTTCTCCTGTCCCTGAAGCTGTGCTTCCTGTGCTCACTGGTGTTCATTGGTCGTCCATCAGTCTGGGCTTGTCGATTCCAACAGGCAGCTTTTGGGATcagttttgtattttgtgtttccTGCCTCCAAGTCAAAACTATAGTTGTTCTGGCAGCTTTCCGCTCAGCTCGTCCAGGTGCTGAAGCCTTGATTAGGTGGTTTGGTCAAGGCCAACAGAGAGGAAGTGTTTGCTTTCTTACTTGTGTACAG ATTATCATCTGTGCGACATGGCTGTCCCTCAGCCCCCCTGTGCCTCAACGTGATTTGGGTTtccaagggtcaaaggtcaccttgGAGTGTGCCATGGCCTCTGTGGTGGgcttctctctggttctgggCTACATTGGTCTGCTGGCCTGCACCAGTCTCTTCCTGGCCTTTCTTGCTCGGAAACTCCCTGACAACTTCAACGAGGCCAAACTGATCACTTTCAGCATGCTGATATTCTGTGCAGTTTGGATAGCTTTTGTTCCTGCTTATGTTAGCTCTCCTGGGaagtatgttgttgttgtagagATTTTTGCAATCCTGGCCTCTAGCTATGGTTTACTGCTCTGTATTTTTGCCCCCAAATGTTTCATCATTCTCTGTCGCCCTGAGAAAAACACTAAGAAACACATGATGGGTCGTTGA